The Shewanella japonica genome has a window encoding:
- the rplQ gene encoding 50S ribosomal protein L17, translated as MRHRKSGRQLNRNSSHRQAMFRNMASSLVRHEIIKTTVAKAKELRRVVEPLITLAKVDSVANRRLAFARTRDAEVVGKLFTELGPRFQERPGGYTRILKCGLRTGDKAPMAFIELVGRPEAAEAVEVEAAE; from the coding sequence GCAGTCATCGCCAAGCTATGTTTCGTAACATGGCTAGCTCATTAGTCCGTCATGAGATCATCAAGACGACTGTAGCTAAAGCGAAAGAACTGCGCCGCGTAGTTGAGCCTCTGATAACACTAGCTAAAGTAGACAGCGTTGCAAATCGCCGTTTAGCTTTTGCTCGTACCCGCGACGCTGAAGTTGTAGGTAAGTTATTCACAGAATTGGGTCCACGCTTCCAGGAACGTCCTGGTGGTTACACTCGTATTCTAAAGTGCGGTCTACGTACCGGTGATAAAGCTCCAATGGCTTTCATCGAATTAGTAGGTCGTCCTGAAGCTGCTGAAGCTGTTGAAGTTGAAGCTGCTGAGTAA